Sequence from the Cucurbita pepo subsp. pepo cultivar mu-cu-16 chromosome LG02, ASM280686v2, whole genome shotgun sequence genome:
TTCCTCCTCGAATTCTCCCGGCTCAGCGTCGTCGGAACCGGAACCGACGCGATGAACTGCCATCTCTGAGACGATCCGTACACTTGAGCGGAAACAGAAGATTTCGGAGATTTCTTCTGATGCGAAGAGAATCTGGAGGATCTGTCGACATTATTACTTTCGCTCGAACTCGTCCTCGCGCTAGTACTGCTACCGCAACTGCTACTGCTCCTACTATTAGTGCTATTACTCCGCGACGACATGATCGAGTCCTTACTCCCGACGCTACTCGTCCGATCGACAGCGTAAACACCAATCGGTTGCGGCGGAAAAGAGTGAGGCAAAAGACGACCGTTCACGAACAGATGATCCGCCGGCGAGTTGTTGAAAGTGGAAGGAGAATCTGGAGTAATGGATCCGAATTCGAAATCGGAATCCTGATCCTGATCCTGAACCGGAGTGCTCGGGAACGAGAAGATCTCGCCGGAGGAGCTCTGTTCCCTGCGAGACTCCATCGGTAAGGGTAAAATTgtgaattaattttgatttttcctttctatgAGTTCATTTCGTTTGCATGAAATTGGTTTGCACACAACATTTgtgtgatatatatatatatattgggaAGGGTAGAGATCCGATGCGGTGAGGAGGATGGAGAGGGTACACGTGGAAGGATCTAGAGCGTTGAATGAGAAGATAGTGATGTGAATGATGGAGATGTGGTGGCCAAAGTGAGCGTTTAAAGAGGAAGCAATGAGGATGAGTGGTGGGGAAGGGGAGACAAGAAGTCTAATATATGTCTATAAGAAGTTTTGATGATGAGTCATCACTAGGTCAAA
This genomic interval carries:
- the LOC111788964 gene encoding pre-mRNA-splicing factor CWC22 homolog produces the protein MESRREQSSSGEIFSFPSTPVQDQDQDSDFEFGSITPDSPSTFNNSPADHLFVNGRLLPHSFPPQPIGVYAVDRTSSVGSKDSIMSSRSNSTNSRSSSSCGSSTSARTSSSESNNVDRSSRFSSHQKKSPKSSVSAQVYGSSQRWQFIASVPVPTTLSRENSRRKKAVEKIGGKSDLRRNKKRTEKTTARKKKKKKKKKKKNMWFGRKVFRWIILVCKECHAIEPSRKDEIVMRKTKLTKPKSY